The stretch of DNA agagcaTTGAAAGACTCTGTCGGacaagcgcagagagagagagaaagggagggggtaggaagagagacgtgaGGAGTACATGCATGTGCTTATATGGTAACCTGAAGTGGAAAGGTGTCGGATGCACGTGCGGTCTTGAGCACTGATACACAACATGCgtgccccttccctctctccttgcgcCACGTCCCGCTAAGGTGTGGGTATCACGAAGGCTatcgccccttccccttcagCGCGAATGCTCAAGAACTGCGCGTTGTGCGTTggtgggtgtgctgctgtaGGCGATGCGAGCCTGCTTTACGCACCCTTGTTCTGAAGCCCACAAGGACATTTTGCgcgcgggtgtgcgtgtttgtggTCACAATGACGGATAGCTGAAGGGTGGGGCTACTTGCAATGAAGCCATAGGGCGGGTTTAGGGACGGCGAGGTGGCGAGGGGGAGGTTAACCAGGTGCTCTTCCCAGGCTTATACGGAGTGCAAGAGGTACCATGGTGGAtgctgtggcagcggtggaagtAGCGGCGTCGTATCTCGTACATGCAGATGCACACGGGTGTGTCAGAAATAATGAGGGTTTGAGccaagagggggggggggagggaggcaggaggCGGCAGGGCAGTGAGAGACGCGCACCGCTGCTAAGCCCGCTGGACAGGAAAGGCTACGCGGCGTAGGGATGGAGATGCTTCCGTCGCCTATACCGCATACAACCCCGTGAATTCAAAAACgaagacaagagagacggggggggggcagaccACCACCATTACCAACATTTCTCACGCCAATCCGCCGTGCTTTGTTGATGCCGTCCTTCTTCAGGCTCACGGCAATGATGGTCCCTTGTTCTCGTCAATGCTGAGCCGCCACGTAGCCAGCTCGTGCATTGCTTTGGCCAGTGCCGTCATGCGCGTGAAGAAGTCGATGGAACGCGACTCCAGGGAGTAAGGACATCCATCCATGGCAAGCGCATCGATCTCCACAGCATCGTCACAgacctcctctcccctctcctcaccttcgCCGCTCGACTCGTCTGCTGCTTTCGGCTCGCTCTTACTAATGCAGCGATCCGTCCACGCTGGCATCGGCACATCCACCTCGTACACGTCCTGCACGCGAATCCCGTCATCTGCTTCGTCTACGTAGCCCAGCGGCAGCTCAGCGTCAGCGGGGAGTAGGCGGTGGTAGAGGACGTGTGCCACTGCCCATTTCCCCGTATCCACAATGTACACCATCCGCGTCGTGACGTGGAAGGCTGGCGGCGTAGACAATGACGAGGCGGGCGAGCAGGGGGACGGCTCTCCGCCTTCCTGTGAGCAAACAGTCGTTGCCCTGTTGGAGTGCTCGAGCACCATCGCGACCTTCTTCTCCAcaagcgccgctgtcgcccaCTCCATTGCGAACCCGATAACCACCGGGGAAAAGCGCGATAGCGTCGGCGTCACGTCTGATCCATCCCCCTCTGCCTTTTCTCGCAGGAGTAACTGAGGGGGATCACCGGCCACACTCGCAttcggcagcaccaccgcggcaTACGTGCATTCTGCTCCTGACTCGAGCTCTTCCATCAAGGGCTCCTCCGTTTccggggagaagagaaggggttTGAACATGTAGAGGAGGTGCTGTGAGCTGAGTGTTGCATTGGTGGCCGAGTTCTGACGTGCATTTTGAGCGCTGTGGCGTTGCCGTCTGAAGCGCTCTGCATCGAGCATGTATAGGACATGGCAGCTCAGCAGGAGTCGGCTCAGCACCATGCTAGCGCTTTCCGTGGCCACCCAGGTATCAGCCACAACCGAGCTTGCACTGTTTATCGCTGCGTCGCTCACGGGGTGGAGGCGCGCCAGCGGGGCAAAGGTGTCGCACCTGGCGCAGTAGAAGACGACGAGGGGGCACGCCACCGTTCCCAGTGATGCCATTAGACACACATGACGGCTCGCCTCTTCGGCCGCTGCTTCGAAAGCTTCAAGACCCTCGTCAGAGAGCCTATCCCCCGCTGCGccaaggctgctgctgctctcctccagGATGCGCAGGCACGTCGCATAGCGCGTCCGATGCTCCTcaaggtgcagctgcagactTGCGGCATCGCGGTAGTCGGCGACGACTGGCGGTGGAACCCCCAACCCGGACGGCGGTGCACGTTCAATGGTCTGTTGGAAGCATCGAAGGCAGTGCACATGCGGACCATGGCCGGGCGCCGGAAACGCTTCCTGCTTGTGCATCTCCCTggcatcgcagcagcgcacgtcGGGGATGGTGTGGGCGTCGGGTTGAGCCCAGTAATACGCCGCGGCGCCTTCCCGAGAGAGGTGGGAGCAAAAGGGAGGGAGCTGTGATGACGTGGCGTCGATAGAGGCGTCTGCTGCCTCGACAGCTTGAAGCCTGTGCTTGTAGGATGGAAACACGCGTTCTGCCTCAGCATGTGAGATgcccagctgcgccgccatcatGTACAGGAGCGCGATGTACTGCACCTCCGTGATGGGTGCGAGGTCGTCATCGCTTCCGCCATCCGTCGCGGTGGATGTGGAGGCTGCCGGAGGGATGGCGTCAAACAAGTGAAACACATCAGCCTTCTCGAACGGGTTCGCAGGCAGGTGCGACATTAGGAGaccgagagaggagggagggcgcgcacagtgcgtgtgcgggggTATCCCTTATGCGTGGGGAAAGCTGAGGAGGGCCTcccctgctgcagtgcaccaACTGCTGCCACTAAGGGAATTGTctacctccccctcctgtgTATGAGTACAAAGAGAGACTcgtgcgcgccagcgccagaaCGCAGACGCACACTCAGGGACTCGGAGATACGTGTTCGTAGTGACGAGGTAGGCAACCgtacgcacatgcacacttCAAATGAGCGTcgaaggcagaggagaggagaggagagaggggggagggaagggggagggaaagcgagTAGGAGAGAGTACTCGAGTACAGGATAAACAAATCTTGAGTCAGACAATCAATATCAGTATAACTTCTACAGACATACAtgggtacacacacacatacacacacacacacgcacatacactTCCCTCTCTACAGGTGCGTCTGCGCGCGTTAGTGTATGCGCCTCACTCTACCATTCCTAGATGCGTCAGCTCTTTCGCGTCGTTGCCTTGCCCTGCTTCAAAGTCCGCTGTGTGTTCACTGTCCCGGTTTCGAGGGTGTTCCATTCTCTCATCGTCATCAGTGACTGTATAGCCtgagcgcacgcgcagacgctgagagagagagagggagagcgtcACGGACAC from Leishmania panamensis strain MHOM/PA/94/PSC-1 chromosome 25 sequence encodes:
- a CDS encoding hypothetical protein (TriTrypDB/GeneDB-style sysID: LpmP.25.1590), whose translation is MSHLPANPFEKADVFHLFDAIPPAASTSTATDGGSDDDLAPITEVQYIALLYMMAAQLGISHAEAERVFPSYKHRLQAVEAADASIDATSSQLPPFCSHLSREGAAAYYWAQPDAHTIPDVRCCDAREMHKQEAFPAPGHGPHVHCLRCFQQTIERAPPSGLGVPPPVVADYRDAASLQLHLEEHRTRYATCLRILEESSSSLGAAGDRLSDEGLEAFEAAAEEASRHVCLMASLGTVACPLVVFYCARCDTFAPLARLHPVSDAAINSASSVVADTWVATESASMVLSRLLLSCHVLYMLDAERFRRQRHSAQNARQNSATNATLSSQHLLYMFKPLLFSPETEEPLMEELESGAECTYAAVVLPNASVAGDPPQLLLREKAEGDGSDVTPTLSRFSPVVIGFAMEWATAALVEKKVAMVLEHSNRATTVCSQEGGEPSPCSPASSLSTPPAFHVTTRMVYIVDTGKWAVAHVLYHRLLPADAELPLGYVDEADDGIRVQDVYEVDVPMPAWTDRCISKSEPKAADESSGEGEERGEEVCDDAVEIDALAMDGCPYSLESRSIDFFTRMTALAKAMHELATWRLSIDENKGPSLP